One genomic segment of Epinephelus fuscoguttatus linkage group LG19, E.fuscoguttatus.final_Chr_v1 includes these proteins:
- the LOC125880078 gene encoding somatostatin receptor type 2-like, which produces MDSWIFPSSPPNLSEHLMYDSFMQGNESDFHGNHTYHSFNKTSTVVITCMYFLVCTVGLCGNALVIYVILRYAKMKTVTNIYILNLAVADVLFMLGLPFIAIQLALVHWPFGPVLCRVVMTVDSLNQFTSIFCLMVMSIDRYLAVVHPIKSTKWRKPRMAKTINLAVWGVSLMVNLPIVIYSGVITKHDGCFCTIVWPEPQEAYYTAFMFYTFILGFFLPLMVICLCYLFIIFKVKSSGIRVGSSKRKRSERKVTRMVSIVVAVFVFCWLPFYVFNVTSVTGTISTTPILRSTFAFVVVLGYANSCANPILYAFLSENFKKSFQNVLCLKKVGGLDEVDRSDSRQDKSRMVNDPTETQSTLLNGDLQTSI; this is translated from the coding sequence ATGGACTCCTGGATCTTCCCATCGTCCCCTCCGAACCTGTCAGAGCACCTCATGTATGACAGCTTCATGCAGGGCAATGAGTCCGACTTCCATGGGAACCACACGTACCACAGCTTCAACAAAACCAGCACGGTGGTCATCACCTGCATGTACTTTCTGGTTTGCACCGTGGGGCTCTGCGGAAATGCCCTCGTCATCTACGTCATCCTGCGCTACGCCAAGATGAAGACAGTTACCAACATCTACATCCTCAATCTAGCAGTGGCTGATGTGCTCTTCATGCTGGGCCTGCCGTTCATCGCCATCCAGCTGGCGCTGGTCCACTGGCCGTTCGGCCCCGTGCTCTGCAGGGTAGTGATGACCGTCGATTCCCTGAACCAGTTCACATCCATCTTCTGCCTGATGGTCATGAGCATTGACCGCTACCTGGCTGTGGTGCATCCCATTAAGTCCACAAAGTGGCGCAAACCACGCATGGCCAAGACGATCAACTTGGCAGTGTGGGGGGTGTCGCTGATGGTTAACCTGCCCATCGTTATCTACAGCGGAGTCATCACAAAGCACGACGGCTGCTTCTGCACCATCGTGTGGCCTGAGCCTCAAGAGGCCTACTACACAGCGTTTATGTTCTACACCTTCATCCTGGGCTTCTTCCTGCCCCTCATGGTCATCTGCCTTTGCTACTTGTTCATCATCTTTAAGGTGAAGTCCTCAGGCATCCGTGTGGGCTCCTCCAAGAGGAAGCGCTCAGAGAGGAAGGTGACTCGGATGGTGTCCATCGTGGTGGCGGTGTTCGTCTTCTGCTGGCTGCCTTTCTACGTCTTCAACGTCACCTCGGTGACGGGAACCATCAGCACCACTCCCATCCTGAGGAGCACCTTTGCTTTTGTGGTGGTTCTGGGATACGCCAACAGCTGCGCCAACCCCATCCTCTACGCCTTCCTGTCGGAGAACTTCAAGAAGAGTTTCCAGAATGTTCTGTGTCTTAAGAAGGTGGGTGGGCTGGATGAGGTCGATCGCAGCGATAGCCGGCAGGATAAGTCTCGCATGGTGAACGATCCCACGGAGACCCAGAGCACCCTGCTGAATGGGGACCTGCAGACCAGCATCTGA